A stretch of the Deltaproteobacteria bacterium genome encodes the following:
- a CDS encoding TraB/GumN family protein, with amino-acid sequence MFSKTIRPVFIGLLICLLYAGHLSPALSDNSGNSGNKHFLWRVSSETNNVYILGSLHLLNEKHYPLSEVYENAFDDSRILVFEVDPGVLDEPETARMMLSKATLPRDKTLSGVLSEETYTLTKEKLGDMGVNIIMFSKSKPWFIALTAGMLKLKSMGLNPEYGLDRYFYDRAAEEDKEVVGLETAEYQVDLLASVGGDKQDELLLQTLTELDLMEEEINKLIAAWSSGDDERFETIIFKSYEGYPEIYERLIVERNKNWLPRIEEFTGAGENYMVVVGSAHLVGKDGLINLLRKKGHEVEQMQD; translated from the coding sequence ATGTTTTCAAAAACTATCCGGCCTGTTTTTATTGGCCTCCTTATCTGCCTTCTCTATGCAGGGCATTTATCCCCGGCGCTTTCAGACAACAGCGGGAATTCCGGGAACAAGCATTTTCTCTGGAGGGTCAGCTCAGAGACAAACAATGTTTACATACTCGGCTCGCTCCACCTTCTGAATGAAAAGCATTACCCGCTGAGCGAAGTCTATGAAAACGCCTTTGACGATTCCCGGATTCTGGTTTTTGAAGTGGACCCCGGCGTCTTGGACGAACCGGAGACCGCACGGATGATGCTGTCCAAGGCTACCCTCCCAAGGGATAAAACCCTCAGCGGAGTTCTGTCCGAGGAGACTTACACGCTGACCAAGGAGAAGCTTGGGGATATGGGGGTGAATATAATTATGTTCAGCAAGTCAAAGCCCTGGTTTATCGCGCTTACGGCGGGGATGTTGAAGCTGAAAAGCATGGGGCTCAATCCCGAATACGGCCTCGACAGATATTTTTACGACAGAGCAGCCGAAGAGGACAAAGAGGTTGTGGGGCTTGAAACCGCGGAGTATCAGGTTGATTTGCTGGCGTCAGTCGGGGGAGACAAGCAGGATGAATTGCTGCTTCAGACACTGACCGAGCTTGACCTTATGGAGGAGGAGATAAATAAATTAATCGCCGCCTGGAGCAGCGGCGACGACGAGCGGTTCGAAACGATAATCTTTAAGAGCTACGAGGGGTATCCCGAGATTTACGAGAGGCTTATAGTCGAAAGGAACAAAAACTGGCTTCCCCGGATTGAGGAGTTTACAGGCGCGGGCGAGAATTATATGGTCGTGGTAGGGTCGGCGCACCTTGTCGGAAAGGACGGACTGATAAACCTGCTCAGAAAAAAGGGACATGAAGTCGAGCAGATGCAGGATTAG
- a CDS encoding DUF427 domain-containing protein translates to MVKAIWNETVIAESGDTIVVEGNHYFPPESIKKGFFEESGTHTRCPWKGVAGYHDVVVNGDAKKDAAWYYPEPKEAAGPIKNYVAFWKGVKVTS, encoded by the coding sequence ATCGTGAAAGCCATATGGAATGAAACGGTTATTGCTGAAAGTGGCGATACGATTGTCGTCGAAGGAAATCATTATTTCCCGCCAGAGAGCATAAAAAAGGGATTTTTCGAGGAAAGCGGGACTCATACGAGGTGCCCCTGGAAGGGAGTGGCAGGTTACCACGATGTCGTCGTTAACGGAGACGCCAAAAAGGATGCGGCCTGGTACTATCCCGAGCCTAAAGAAGCCGCGGGCCCGATAAAGAATTATGTCGCTTTCTGGAAGGGAGTAAAAGTAACGTCATAG
- a CDS encoding sigma 54-interacting transcriptional regulator, which produces MASNTESNLHTLDEDAALRMIMEGTATETGERFFRALVKSVSKALDTKGAWVTEYLKESERLRSFAFWFDGDWIEECEYDVKGTPCQTVIEEARLVHIPENVVALYPDDPDLDPQGAVSFMGVPLTDTNGEVLGHLAVVDSKPLPKLPKAITIFRIFAARACAEILRLRAEAEVREREKELGSLVDSAMDAIIELNNMLEVSMLNPAAEKVFQTKISENERRSFLEFLSDESGEKLRNIIGELAVLPEGQRYIWIAGGLAGREAGGGTFKAEATISQFEMQGKRFYTLILRNINERLEAEKRIKMLSREADYLREEINSLQNFGEIIGNCPALLKVLSNINKVAGTDATVLISGETGTGKELIARAIHAGSGRRDKPLIKVNCAAIPRGLIESEFFGHEKGSFTGASGKREGRFSLADGGTIFLDEIGELPLDLQSKLLRVLQEGEFEPVGSSKTRKVNVRVLAATNRDLNREVKEGKFREDLYYRLNVFPLTVPPLRERGEDIIKLASVFAEKFASKIGISVRPLTQDQIERMMAYSWPGNIRELQNVIERAVITAQGGGLNLDQALPVTSLNRDSSEERSKAAPGKRVLTQKELQDLERENIIAALEKASWKVSGEKGAASLLGIPHTTLSSRIKALGIKRP; this is translated from the coding sequence TTGGCGAGTAATACGGAATCCAATTTGCACACGCTCGACGAGGATGCCGCTCTCAGGATGATTATGGAGGGCACAGCCACCGAGACGGGGGAGCGGTTTTTCAGGGCGCTTGTTAAAAGCGTATCGAAAGCACTCGATACGAAGGGCGCCTGGGTTACGGAGTATCTCAAAGAATCAGAGCGGCTCAGGTCTTTCGCCTTCTGGTTTGACGGGGACTGGATAGAAGAGTGCGAGTACGATGTCAAGGGAACGCCTTGCCAAACCGTGATAGAGGAAGCCAGGCTCGTGCACATACCTGAGAATGTGGTAGCGCTCTATCCCGATGACCCGGATTTGGACCCTCAGGGGGCGGTAAGCTTTATGGGCGTACCGCTTACTGATACCAACGGGGAGGTTCTCGGGCACCTTGCGGTTGTCGATTCAAAGCCGCTCCCGAAACTGCCAAAGGCGATAACAATATTTCGTATTTTCGCGGCAAGGGCCTGCGCGGAAATATTGCGGCTGCGCGCCGAGGCCGAAGTCCGCGAGCGGGAGAAAGAACTGGGGAGTCTTGTCGACAGCGCGATGGACGCAATTATAGAATTAAACAATATGCTGGAAGTCAGCATGTTGAACCCTGCGGCGGAGAAGGTATTCCAGACGAAGATATCTGAAAATGAGCGGAGGAGTTTCCTTGAATTCCTCTCCGATGAAAGCGGAGAAAAGCTCAGAAATATTATAGGGGAGCTTGCGGTCCTTCCGGAGGGGCAGAGATATATATGGATTGCGGGCGGACTCGCGGGCAGGGAGGCAGGGGGCGGTACATTCAAGGCGGAAGCTACAATTTCCCAGTTCGAGATGCAGGGTAAAAGATTTTATACACTTATTCTGAGGAACATAAACGAGAGACTGGAAGCGGAGAAAAGGATAAAGATGCTCTCCCGGGAAGCCGATTATCTGAGGGAGGAGATTAATTCACTCCAGAACTTCGGGGAGATTATAGGAAATTGCCCAGCCTTGTTGAAGGTATTGAGCAATATTAATAAGGTTGCGGGCACTGACGCTACGGTGCTGATTTCGGGAGAGACCGGTACGGGTAAGGAACTAATCGCCAGGGCCATACATGCGGGGAGCGGAAGGAGGGATAAACCCTTAATAAAGGTCAACTGCGCCGCGATTCCCCGGGGGCTGATCGAGAGCGAATTTTTCGGTCACGAAAAGGGGTCGTTTACAGGGGCGTCAGGTAAGAGGGAGGGGCGTTTTTCTCTGGCGGACGGCGGCACTATTTTCCTTGACGAGATAGGCGAGCTGCCGCTCGATCTTCAATCCAAGCTCCTCCGGGTGCTTCAGGAAGGGGAGTTCGAGCCTGTGGGCAGTTCAAAAACCAGAAAAGTGAATGTCAGGGTGCTGGCGGCGACAAACAGGGACCTTAATCGGGAGGTAAAAGAGGGGAAATTCCGGGAAGACCTGTACTACAGATTAAACGTATTCCCATTAACGGTGCCCCCTCTCAGGGAAAGGGGTGAAGATATCATAAAGCTTGCATCGGTCTTCGCGGAAAAGTTTGCGTCTAAGATCGGTATTTCGGTAAGACCCCTCACGCAGGACCAAATTGAGAGAATGATGGCTTACAGCTGGCCGGGCAACATACGCGAGCTACAAAACGTAATAGAGCGCGCCGTTATTACCGCTCAAGGGGGAGGGCTCAACCTGGACCAGGCGCTTCCGGTTACTTCACTAAATAGAGATTCGTCAGAAGAGCGTTCAAAAGCGGCTCCGGGAAAACGGGTCCTTACACAGAAGGAGCTTCAGGACCTGGAGAGGGAAAATATCATAGCCGCCCTCGAGAAAGCCAGCTGGAAGGTTTCAGGTGAAAAGGGCGCCGCCAGTCTGCTCGGTATTCCTCACACGACACTTAGCTCGCGTATCAAAGCCCTCGGAATTAAACGCCCGTAA
- a CDS encoding MBL fold metallo-hydrolase, translated as MKQLDGLTVNALVDNTADMLSTRPAHITSELSVLMDAGMNEMAGQSLCLAQHGLCLAVTARLGSEARTVLFDGGPDSDTLERNGLKTGFDFGCVEAIVLTHGHFDHSEGLTRAARLIRARNGGKRVPLHVHPGAFVKRGDRLQDGTILPLQDVHSPEALERAGLQIKKSEMAERIIDDMFYLSGEIPRESFEKGLENQVRLGDSGSWEPDPLVMEERFLAAHVKGKGLAIFTGCSHAGIINICTHAQRLFPDIPLYALVGGLHLVYPNEELIEESIKALKEFDFQVIIPGHCTGWRAVHALINEFGEDSVNPLAVGIRLSF; from the coding sequence ATGAAACAACTAGACGGCCTAACCGTTAATGCCCTTGTCGATAATACGGCAGACATGCTGTCAACGAGACCCGCGCACATTACCTCGGAGCTTAGTGTTCTGATGGATGCGGGGATGAATGAGATGGCGGGACAATCGCTTTGTCTGGCTCAGCACGGACTCTGTCTCGCAGTTACGGCCCGTCTCGGCAGCGAAGCGCGCACAGTACTTTTCGATGGGGGCCCGGACTCCGATACACTCGAGAGAAACGGCCTTAAAACGGGATTCGATTTTGGCTGCGTAGAGGCTATCGTTCTAACTCACGGCCACTTCGACCATTCAGAGGGTCTAACAAGGGCGGCAAGGCTAATCCGCGCCCGGAACGGAGGAAAACGGGTACCGCTTCACGTCCATCCGGGCGCGTTCGTAAAACGCGGAGACCGGCTTCAGGACGGCACGATCCTCCCGCTCCAGGACGTGCATTCACCGGAAGCGTTGGAGCGGGCAGGATTGCAAATAAAAAAGTCGGAGATGGCGGAAAGAATTATTGACGATATGTTTTATCTAAGCGGTGAAATTCCCCGCGAAAGTTTTGAGAAGGGACTCGAGAACCAGGTCAGGTTGGGGGATTCGGGGAGTTGGGAGCCCGATCCGCTCGTAATGGAAGAAAGGTTTCTGGCGGCCCATGTGAAGGGAAAAGGACTCGCCATATTCACGGGGTGTTCACATGCCGGGATAATTAATATCTGCACACATGCACAAAGGCTCTTCCCCGATATTCCGCTTTACGCCCTGGTGGGCGGTCTTCACCTTGTCTACCCGAATGAAGAGCTGATCGAAGAATCGATCAAGGCGCTGAAAGAGTTCGATTTCCAGGTTATAATTCCAGGCCACTGTACCGGATGGCGTGCGGTACATGCCCTTATAAACGAGTTCGGCGAAGATAGTGTGAACCCGCTTGCAGTAGGAATCCGTTTGTCATTTTAG
- a CDS encoding methyltransferase domain-containing protein: MAVKCPAGFDVKYLRERVHETYERVAREPGGEFHFHRGPEYASGYLHYDLDELRELPEESTARFAGVANPHRIGPIEAGQTVLDHACGAGMDLLLAAKKVGPTGKAIGVDMTEAMRDCATMAAKKACLSEIVEIREGLFEDLPVDDDSIDVVISNGVVNLAPDKEKVFKEIHRVLKPGGRLFMGDVVVQRELKMDARSNPDLWAACIGGALTELELPEIASSAGLSDCEITERFDCFKNTSAEAKVSKDLYVQGVNFFARKA, translated from the coding sequence ATGGCAGTTAAATGTCCGGCAGGATTCGACGTTAAATATTTAAGGGAAAGGGTACATGAAACATACGAGCGTGTGGCGCGGGAGCCCGGCGGCGAGTTTCATTTCCACCGGGGGCCCGAGTACGCGAGCGGATACCTCCACTACGATCTCGATGAGCTGAGAGAGCTTCCGGAGGAGAGCACCGCGCGCTTCGCGGGGGTGGCCAATCCTCACAGGATAGGCCCGATCGAAGCGGGCCAGACCGTGCTCGATCACGCTTGCGGGGCGGGGATGGATCTGTTGCTCGCTGCGAAAAAGGTAGGGCCCACGGGAAAAGCGATAGGAGTCGACATGACCGAAGCCATGCGCGACTGCGCAACGATGGCGGCGAAGAAAGCGTGTCTTTCGGAAATTGTTGAAATTAGAGAAGGCTTATTCGAGGACCTCCCCGTCGATGACGATAGCATAGACGTGGTCATTTCAAACGGCGTCGTAAACCTAGCTCCCGATAAGGAAAAGGTATTCAAGGAAATCCACCGTGTGCTCAAACCCGGAGGCAGATTGTTCATGGGCGACGTCGTCGTGCAGAGGGAGCTTAAAATGGACGCGAGGAGCAACCCCGACCTCTGGGCAGCCTGTATAGGAGGCGCTTTGACCGAACTGGAGCTCCCGGAAATAGCTTCTTCGGCGGGGCTCTCCGACTGTGAGATAACTGAGCGCTTCGATTGTTTTAAAAATACATCGGCTGAAGCGAAGGTGTCCAAAGACCTGTACGTTCAGGGCGTGAACTTCTTTGCAAGAAAAGCGTGA
- a CDS encoding OsmC family protein, with the protein MSERTAVNSSQETVLNGVNVTKLFDTIEVIKGNAEIARFKFRNSNKWIMGGHNRSHIDSFYGALQENTREEPFVMDNDEPPLLLGEDKGANPVEQVLHGLAGCITTTLVYHAAARGIKIHNVETGFEGDLDLRGLLALPGARRNGYEEIRVSVKVKADATREEIEELVEFATGHSPVFDIVSNPVPVNVTLEV; encoded by the coding sequence ATGTCAGAACGAACAGCGGTAAACAGTTCACAGGAAACAGTTTTAAACGGTGTCAACGTTACGAAGCTATTCGACACCATAGAAGTAATTAAGGGGAATGCGGAGATAGCTAGATTTAAATTCCGTAACTCCAACAAATGGATTATGGGTGGTCACAACAGATCACACATAGATAGTTTTTACGGTGCCCTTCAGGAAAACACAAGGGAAGAACCGTTTGTCATGGACAACGATGAACCCCCGCTTCTCCTCGGAGAGGACAAGGGCGCGAACCCTGTGGAGCAGGTTCTGCACGGGTTAGCGGGATGCATAACTACAACCCTGGTTTATCACGCCGCGGCGAGGGGTATTAAGATTCATAACGTGGAAACCGGATTTGAGGGCGATCTCGATCTGCGCGGTCTCCTCGCGTTGCCGGGCGCCCGGAGAAACGGTTACGAGGAAATAAGGGTTTCTGTAAAAGTGAAAGCAGACGCTACAAGGGAAGAAATAGAGGAGCTTGTTGAGTTTGCCACCGGACACTCCCCCGTTTTTGATATAGTGAGCAATCCGGTGCCCGTAAACGTAACGTTAGAAGTCTAA
- a CDS encoding multicopper oxidase domain-containing protein, with the protein MSFSKPESNLALLQNNNRETIQYVPAKRRSSLATIVFAAVIAALSLGFFGTESRAVDFPEARCPAQPSDDAFLPCGETFLMQPGVGSSLVPYRGQSLPSDGPLLDLLSEARSVRSENGLLESTFTLTSGTADNPMMVGSKPYKVITYSGPSRLGGVVTSYNSLFPNPTLIAEPGDTIRLNILDERLPEEKLQDTSQSWDPTHPVPKNSNIHYHGLLVSPTGNGDNVYRSFLPGGDYVSEINIPENHDRGVNWYHPHFHRSTATQVYGGLAGILQVGNVVDTDKRSVYGGFAQRILVLNGMALAESKKNAGMFEIGPTGIGTSPHFTDPDPSAAQGSPSDAPNYAPTYFVNGQVNPIIEMRPGETQVWTLANVSPFSAYSLGIFQIGSNGAVDPNGPLFKSVMIAQDGNDHFTPVRTYFTKQRDINKDTYVAPGERITWAITAPAEPGDYYLANVKDSAYTNLVSNLPAMLTFEPPASYVPSVIMATVRVKGEPVDTPAPTVEAEYPPEDFDAEPEVTRNISFDFDEHNLRGRINFGYFPDVAMPQSYSGDYERWVISTFSQVSHPFHIHQGQFVIEKIEYFEDQELTKLRTDLPQNPVINDVPRDIDTFAFPGRSKTYIKLKASNFVGKFVMHCHLLLHEDSGMMVTVRVLPPREASLTAIGAQSGNAPEVSLAHATTGQNAGSFMAYEESYKGGVDAEAGHMLGVEHIGRSEYKSHVVTAKRSGKPLIRVFDHKQNNAPLIEFVPFDGKGDGSSIALGDVDGDSVKEIIVGSGRGLEPRVALYKIKTSSDGSLKAEFLYDTPVLDETYKNAGVHVASGDVDGDNWDDIVVSNGPGSENRVMVMSGQLLSRGEKPEETVVLDDTGIIPGKQGLNITAENLAGGYFMYPPITNVGMNPPAPNPYRALIAVTPSVETENPAVTLFYYMGGGGHSHGPYAEHGVLRIVKEFTPFPGEKSPEDGLDITTALTLVADHNNPLVGLISSNGLKGQRVSYFKLSGDMETKPWATQTK; encoded by the coding sequence ATGTCCTTTAGTAAACCGGAGAGCAATCTTGCTCTTCTACAGAACAACAATAGGGAGACAATTCAATATGTGCCTGCAAAGCGCCGAAGCAGCTTAGCAACAATTGTTTTTGCTGCCGTAATTGCGGCATTGTCCCTGGGATTCTTCGGAACAGAGTCCCGCGCGGTAGACTTCCCCGAGGCACGCTGCCCCGCGCAACCGAGTGACGACGCATTCCTACCCTGCGGCGAGACGTTTCTTATGCAGCCGGGGGTCGGGAGCAGCCTTGTGCCGTACAGGGGACAGTCACTCCCCAGCGACGGACCCTTACTCGATCTCCTCTCGGAGGCGCGCTCCGTCCGCTCGGAGAACGGTCTGCTCGAATCCACATTTACGCTTACATCCGGCACTGCTGATAATCCGATGATGGTCGGCTCGAAGCCCTATAAGGTAATAACGTACAGCGGTCCCTCACGTCTTGGAGGCGTGGTGACCTCATACAACAGCCTCTTTCCCAACCCCACTCTCATTGCCGAGCCGGGCGACACAATCAGGCTTAATATACTGGATGAGCGTCTTCCGGAAGAAAAGCTCCAGGACACATCCCAGTCCTGGGACCCGACACACCCCGTGCCGAAGAATTCGAACATACACTATCACGGGCTCCTCGTTAGCCCGACAGGAAATGGTGACAACGTGTATCGGTCCTTTCTTCCGGGAGGGGATTACGTATCGGAAATCAACATACCGGAAAACCACGACCGCGGAGTCAACTGGTATCATCCCCATTTTCATAGATCAACGGCAACCCAGGTATACGGAGGTTTGGCTGGTATTTTGCAGGTCGGCAATGTGGTTGACACAGATAAACGGTCGGTTTACGGCGGGTTTGCGCAGAGGATACTCGTTCTGAACGGTATGGCACTGGCAGAAAGTAAAAAGAACGCCGGAATGTTTGAAATCGGTCCTACAGGAATCGGCACAAGCCCACATTTTACCGATCCTGATCCTTCCGCGGCGCAGGGTAGTCCCAGCGACGCTCCAAATTATGCCCCGACCTATTTTGTAAACGGTCAGGTGAATCCTATCATAGAGATGCGACCCGGTGAAACCCAGGTCTGGACCCTTGCCAATGTGAGTCCTTTCTCTGCTTATTCACTGGGGATATTTCAAATTGGAAGTAACGGCGCGGTAGATCCGAACGGGCCTCTTTTTAAGAGCGTTATGATAGCGCAGGATGGTAACGATCATTTTACTCCCGTCCGCACTTACTTCACTAAACAGCGTGATATAAATAAAGATACATATGTTGCTCCCGGTGAGAGGATTACCTGGGCTATCACCGCGCCCGCTGAGCCCGGTGACTACTATCTGGCAAACGTAAAAGACTCGGCATACACGAATCTGGTATCGAATCTTCCTGCTATGCTTACATTCGAGCCGCCCGCATCGTATGTGCCTTCTGTGATAATGGCTACTGTGCGGGTAAAGGGCGAACCCGTTGATACCCCCGCTCCCACAGTGGAGGCTGAATATCCCCCCGAGGATTTCGATGCCGAGCCCGAGGTTACAAGAAATATATCTTTTGACTTCGATGAGCATAATCTCAGAGGCCGTATAAACTTCGGTTATTTCCCTGATGTAGCAATGCCGCAGAGCTATTCGGGTGATTATGAAAGGTGGGTGATTTCCACTTTCTCACAGGTATCGCATCCTTTTCACATACATCAGGGGCAGTTCGTGATTGAAAAGATCGAATACTTTGAGGATCAGGAACTTACAAAGCTCAGGACTGACCTGCCGCAAAACCCGGTTATCAACGATGTACCCAGGGACATTGATACATTCGCTTTTCCCGGACGAAGCAAGACTTACATTAAGCTAAAGGCGTCTAATTTTGTCGGTAAGTTCGTCATGCACTGTCACCTGCTGCTTCATGAAGATAGCGGTATGATGGTGACGGTGAGGGTATTGCCCCCTAGAGAGGCTTCGTTAACAGCTATTGGCGCTCAATCGGGCAATGCTCCTGAAGTTAGTCTCGCTCATGCGACAACCGGCCAGAATGCGGGTTCGTTCATGGCATATGAGGAAAGCTACAAGGGGGGCGTAGATGCCGAAGCAGGGCATATGCTGGGAGTGGAACATATAGGCAGAAGTGAGTACAAGTCACACGTCGTTACGGCCAAAAGATCTGGCAAACCTTTGATCAGGGTGTTTGACCATAAGCAAAATAATGCCCCTCTTATCGAATTTGTTCCGTTTGACGGAAAGGGCGACGGGAGTAGTATTGCCCTCGGGGATGTGGACGGAGACAGCGTAAAAGAGATTATTGTCGGCTCCGGAAGGGGACTGGAGCCCAGGGTTGCCTTATATAAAATAAAAACCTCTTCGGACGGCTCACTCAAGGCGGAGTTTCTGTATGATACGCCGGTTCTTGACGAGACCTACAAAAACGCCGGTGTGCATGTTGCTTCAGGCGATGTCGACGGGGATAACTGGGACGATATAGTCGTTTCAAACGGCCCCGGGTCTGAGAACAGGGTAATGGTCATGAGCGGACAGCTTCTTTCCAGAGGCGAGAAGCCCGAGGAAACAGTGGTGTTGGATGACACCGGCATCATTCCCGGTAAACAAGGTCTGAACATCACGGCCGAAAACCTCGCAGGCGGTTATTTTATGTATCCGCCTATCACCAATGTAGGCATGAATCCGCCTGCTCCGAACCCTTACCGAGCGCTTATCGCCGTCACACCGTCAGTCGAGACCGAGAACCCGGCAGTTACGCTGTTTTACTATATGGGCGGCGGCGGTCATAGCCATGGTCCCTATGCCGAACACGGAGTTCTCCGCATAGTAAAGGAATTCACGCCTTTTCCCGGAGAAAAATCTCCTGAGGACGGACTCGATATTACAACTGCGCTTACGCTCGTTGCCGACCACAACAACCCGCTCGTCGGCCTTATTTCCTCGAACGGACTAAAAGGCCAGCGCGTTTCTTATTTTAAATTGTCGGGCGATATGGAAACGAAGCCGTGGGCTACGCAGACAAAGTGA
- a CDS encoding sulfotransferase encodes MRKIIKICATIWEIAKLYPLSAYGGYKYRQLFEGIKIYSMFIGYPRSGHSLIGALLDAHPNMIFAHELHALKFIYAGYTKKQIYYLLIETSRINAKEGRKTKSYSYEVPNQWQGDFTKLQVIGDKKGGGSTSILRTKPKLLSGLQNTIGTDIKFIHIVRNPFDNISTISRKTKRLKSLADSIEYYFSLCETTMEIKKQLKEHELFELRHESFLENPKAHLKELCHFLGVGAPDDYLNDCSGIVYKSPHKSRHQVEWSQELIDIVEKRIDGFPFLSGYSYKD; translated from the coding sequence ATGAGAAAAATAATTAAAATATGCGCCACGATTTGGGAGATTGCCAAGCTCTACCCGCTATCTGCTTACGGAGGCTATAAATACCGGCAATTATTCGAAGGAATTAAAATATATTCAATGTTTATAGGCTATCCTAGAAGCGGTCACAGCCTGATCGGAGCCTTACTGGACGCGCACCCGAACATGATTTTCGCGCACGAGCTTCACGCGCTAAAGTTCATCTACGCAGGGTACACTAAAAAACAAATCTATTATCTCCTGATTGAAACCTCTCGCATAAATGCAAAGGAGGGAAGAAAAACCAAATCATACTCTTACGAAGTCCCAAACCAGTGGCAGGGCGATTTCACTAAATTACAGGTTATCGGGGATAAAAAAGGAGGGGGCTCGACCTCAATACTCAGAACGAAACCCAAACTACTAAGCGGTTTACAAAATACTATCGGCACCGATATAAAGTTCATACATATTGTAAGAAACCCATTTGACAACATAAGCACTATAAGCAGGAAAACAAAACGACTAAAAAGTCTTGCGGACAGCATTGAATACTACTTTTCCCTGTGTGAAACAACGATGGAAATAAAAAAACAGCTAAAGGAACATGAGCTCTTCGAGCTGAGACACGAGTCCTTCCTCGAAAATCCCAAAGCTCATCTTAAGGAATTATGTCATTTCCTGGGAGTCGGGGCCCCGGATGATTATCTCAATGACTGCTCGGGCATTGTGTATAAATCCCCGCACAAAAGCCGTCATCAGGTAGAGTGGAGTCAAGAATTAATCGACATCGTAGAAAAGAGAATAGATGGATTTCCCTTTTTAAGCGGCTATTCATACAAAGATTAA
- a CDS encoding sulfotransferase, giving the protein MALIRKSAKGCLPNLIIIGAQKSGTTSLHKYLNFHPEIKMSWEKELNFFIDQPGWVSNWRKGSGWYKSRFNSEAKIRGESSPNYTAYPHIECIPERMHSVVPEAKLIYILRDPIERIISNYIHHCSQGKEYRSLSDALKNITAQNSYISRSKYYMQLEQFLEYFSESQILILTREELYNDRLKTLKKVFRFLDVDDSFQSRKFNTMYHRSSIKRQPTRAGIFLSRTPVQKAIERLPQYLRWKAEWLVYYPFSRKIERPQLDDKLRNDIIEYIRDDINSLREFTGQKFEEWSL; this is encoded by the coding sequence ATGGCTCTAATCAGAAAATCTGCCAAAGGATGTCTTCCGAACCTGATTATAATCGGCGCTCAAAAAAGCGGCACTACGAGTCTGCATAAATACCTCAATTTTCATCCTGAAATAAAAATGTCGTGGGAGAAGGAGCTAAACTTTTTTATTGATCAACCCGGGTGGGTATCCAACTGGCGCAAGGGATCAGGTTGGTATAAAAGCAGGTTTAACAGTGAAGCTAAAATAAGGGGTGAAAGCTCTCCCAACTATACTGCTTACCCGCATATAGAATGCATTCCTGAAAGAATGCATTCGGTCGTGCCCGAAGCAAAGCTAATCTACATACTGAGGGACCCGATTGAGCGAATAATATCGAATTACATACATCACTGCTCTCAGGGAAAAGAATATAGATCCTTGTCCGACGCTCTCAAAAATATAACAGCTCAAAATTCATATATATCACGGAGTAAATATTATATGCAGCTGGAGCAGTTCCTCGAGTACTTCTCTGAATCACAAATCCTGATATTAACCAGAGAGGAGTTATACAATGACCGTTTGAAGACCCTGAAAAAGGTTTTCCGGTTCTTAGACGTCGATGATTCTTTTCAAAGCAGGAAATTTAATACGATGTATCACAGGTCTTCGATTAAAAGACAACCCACAAGGGCAGGTATCTTTTTGTCCCGCACACCCGTCCAGAAAGCAATTGAGAGACTCCCGCAGTATCTGCGCTGGAAGGCGGAGTGGCTTGTTTACTACCCCTTCTCACGGAAAATAGAGCGCCCTCAGTTGGACGATAAATTACGGAACGACATAATTGAATATATCAGGGACGACATAAACAGCCTGAGAGAATTTACAGGTCAAAAGTTTGAAGAGTGGAGCTTGTAA